One part of the Marinobacter sp. M3C genome encodes these proteins:
- a CDS encoding flagellar motor protein MotB: MEDFPEEEKPGIPAWVVTFADLMSLLMCFFVLLLSFSEIDAQKFKQIAGELSAAFGVQRDVPAVEMPMGTSIIFDNFSSAPAEPTVINEIKQTTTDQKPKVDTLRGAVDSAATAAEQKKIQEQLEQLRKVLKPALSDGRINVTQEQHRIVIRVEEKGSFPSGSAKLTWEFESLLLEMAEVLASIPGELTIEGHTDDVPIRTDRFYSNWDLSAARAASVANALLASGAVAPSRLAVKGLADTAARVENDSPENRAKNRRVEIIIDLSDPLEEQEIQLRDIIDGQLPGQDAVIDMQSGPVPVESITW, from the coding sequence ATGGAAGACTTCCCGGAAGAAGAGAAACCTGGCATCCCGGCGTGGGTTGTGACATTTGCCGACCTGATGTCGCTGTTGATGTGCTTTTTTGTGCTGTTACTGTCGTTTTCTGAAATCGACGCGCAGAAATTTAAACAGATTGCCGGCGAACTGTCCGCAGCCTTCGGTGTTCAGCGCGATGTGCCCGCGGTGGAAATGCCTATGGGCACCAGCATAATATTTGACAACTTTTCGTCGGCTCCGGCAGAGCCGACCGTAATCAATGAAATAAAGCAGACTACCACCGATCAGAAACCGAAAGTGGATACCCTGCGGGGCGCCGTCGATAGCGCCGCCACAGCTGCCGAGCAGAAAAAAATACAGGAGCAGCTGGAACAGCTGCGCAAGGTGCTAAAACCCGCGCTCAGCGACGGCCGCATCAACGTGACCCAAGAACAGCATCGTATTGTGATTCGAGTGGAAGAAAAAGGCTCGTTTCCGTCTGGATCGGCGAAGCTCACCTGGGAGTTCGAAAGCCTGCTGCTGGAAATGGCCGAAGTACTGGCCAGTATTCCGGGCGAATTGACGATAGAAGGCCACACCGACGATGTACCCATCCGTACTGACCGATTTTACAGCAACTGGGACTTGTCCGCCGCCCGCGCCGCCTCAGTGGCCAACGCGTTACTGGCAAGCGGAGCCGTCGCGCCTAGTCGGCTGGCGGTAAAAGGCTTGGCGGATACCGCGGCACGGGTAGAAAACGATTCACCCGAGAACAGGGCGAAAAACCGTCGGGTTGAAATCATTATTGACCTGTCTGACCCCTTGGAAGAACAAGAAATTCAACTGCGCGACATCATCGACGGCCAGCTACCGGGTCAGGATGCGGTGATCGACATGCAATCCGGGCCGGTTCCGGTAGAAAGCATCACCTGGTAA
- a CDS encoding lipocalin-like domain-containing protein → MIKTQKWPTGLWQKAATFLLLFTTVLVAGCSQESDTGGFAGLAQAGDGSQSEAFLQPGPGDRLHFPDDWGPHPQHRIEWWYLTANLKTADGEPVGVQWTQFRQAIQSRTVATVPPAAEQWPLQAAWMAHAAVSLEGEHRFAEKFARGDIGQAGAVASPLDVWLDDWQLTQQPDGALRLQVNTPEWGYDLSLRVQGEPVAHGDQGFSAKSASGEGSMYFSLVDIAISGELTRKGETQTVTGRGWFDREWSSQFLKTGQQGWDWFALHLDSGDKVMAFQLRQQDGGFLSGTWIPESGEPVALPPDALSLTALGFSGATPNLWRLQIPQYQVDINLAAPAGRYINNGLFPYWESPVSVSGSHSGEGYMELTGYRGSP, encoded by the coding sequence ATGATAAAAACTCAGAAATGGCCCACAGGCCTCTGGCAAAAAGCCGCGACTTTTCTGCTGTTATTCACCACTGTGCTGGTGGCCGGGTGTTCGCAAGAGTCAGATACCGGTGGTTTCGCCGGCCTGGCTCAGGCCGGCGACGGCAGTCAGAGTGAAGCCTTCTTGCAGCCTGGGCCGGGGGATCGATTGCATTTTCCCGATGATTGGGGGCCGCACCCGCAACACCGTATTGAATGGTGGTATTTGACGGCCAATCTCAAAACCGCAGACGGCGAGCCGGTGGGCGTGCAGTGGACCCAGTTTCGCCAGGCTATCCAATCCCGCACTGTCGCAACGGTGCCGCCGGCCGCAGAGCAGTGGCCGTTGCAGGCAGCCTGGATGGCCCATGCGGCGGTCAGTCTTGAAGGTGAACACAGGTTTGCCGAAAAATTCGCCCGCGGCGACATTGGCCAGGCCGGAGCTGTGGCCAGCCCGCTAGACGTCTGGCTTGATGACTGGCAACTGACCCAACAGCCTGACGGTGCTTTACGCCTGCAGGTGAACACGCCCGAGTGGGGGTACGATCTGTCATTGCGAGTTCAGGGCGAGCCGGTAGCCCATGGCGATCAGGGCTTCAGCGCAAAATCTGCAAGCGGTGAGGGCTCAATGTATTTCAGCCTGGTCGACATCGCCATCAGCGGTGAGCTGACCCGCAAGGGCGAAACCCAAACGGTGACTGGCAGGGGATGGTTTGATCGGGAGTGGAGCAGCCAGTTTTTGAAAACCGGGCAGCAGGGCTGGGATTGGTTTGCCCTGCACCTGGATTCGGGCGATAAGGTGATGGCGTTTCAGTTGCGGCAGCAGGACGGTGGGTTTCTTTCGGGTACCTGGATTCCAGAGTCCGGCGAGCCGGTGGCATTGCCGCCTGATGCGCTTAGCCTGACAGCGCTGGGTTTCAGTGGTGCTACGCCCAATCTATGGCGCCTGCAGATACCGCAATATCAGGTGGATATTAATCTGGCGGCACCTGCCGGCCGCTATATCAATAACGGGCTCTTTCCCTATTGGGAAAGCCCGGTGAGCGTGTCTGGCAGCCACAGTGGTGAGGGCTATATGGAACTGACCGGGTACCGCGGTTCACCGTGA
- a CDS encoding ABC transporter permease — MFLFPASQFSNLFSALFSHYRRHPLQLLALALMIMLATMLWTGVNHLTTQARASLGQSEQAVAARSQVERVDGQALTVADFVTLRRAGLCVMPWLEVERPGQAGRLVGVDPLAAGCFARATPSTDDNRLEPPKKPEPAWVPTLNGEPFIDISEAAALAQNVASRNVRFSLLIVPPEPTSALPADYRMTGFSLGPDTGELGESFLLNLDALGFLVLLITALLLRSVYQLGMAQRRDSFALLQRFGVTPSAINRVLLVEILLLALLSVVPGVWLGRLLAGTVGGGFGQALDSLFDTPLYAGQAENWLTPIVTMMAIVLAVCLAQNVRALLLRMAAAWPFALPAKLLTGFGFGVSPWPWLAMPLAVAGLAMALLAQSLPLVFVAVALVFTATGIAAPFAIAALSATLARKTREPLARWRHTELGVMARRLALPLVALQFALAMVLAVQALVTVFEATFDEWLGQRLAADYFIEVPAGASANAAAQWLAAQPELAQSGDWHQVVRGVAQLPATDSQVQSVDLFALGPVSPLLTMWSLQAAGDQPWQGFAAGEGVMVNEQLARRYPLAVGDTLVLTLADTRLELPVLAIYADYGRPAGEVLINLELLPNEFVPAFESFSISPGVIDIALITDGLQRLWQVDSVRVRDNKRVRELADAVFDQTFLLTRAMTFVTLVLAAVALLIMGWVFFSTRAWYFRLLQVWGLTRRQVLMQLGRLALTLTLSITLLALPLGVWLTWVLVHRINPLAFGWSLPMAIYPGFWLQLGVVSMLVGLSITLLMRSQLGGSGPKPVSAASLQGDER, encoded by the coding sequence ATGTTCCTGTTTCCGGCGTCCCAGTTTTCAAACCTGTTCTCTGCTCTGTTCAGCCATTATCGCCGCCACCCGCTGCAACTGCTGGCATTGGCGTTGATGATTATGCTGGCCACCATGCTGTGGACCGGCGTGAACCACCTGACGACTCAGGCGCGAGCCAGCTTGGGCCAGAGCGAGCAGGCTGTTGCCGCACGCAGTCAGGTAGAACGCGTTGATGGGCAGGCGCTGACGGTGGCTGATTTTGTAACTCTACGCCGTGCCGGCCTGTGCGTAATGCCCTGGCTGGAAGTGGAACGCCCGGGGCAGGCCGGCCGGTTGGTGGGAGTAGACCCGCTGGCCGCTGGTTGCTTTGCGCGAGCTACCCCATCGACGGACGATAACCGCCTTGAACCACCTAAAAAACCTGAGCCAGCCTGGGTCCCGACGTTAAACGGTGAGCCCTTTATCGACATCAGCGAAGCCGCCGCGCTGGCGCAAAACGTCGCCTCACGTAACGTAAGGTTTAGCCTGTTAATTGTGCCGCCTGAGCCTACATCTGCGTTGCCCGCAGATTACCGGATGACAGGTTTCTCATTAGGTCCGGACACCGGCGAACTGGGCGAAAGCTTTTTGCTGAATCTGGACGCTCTGGGATTTTTGGTGCTGTTGATTACGGCCTTGCTGCTGCGCAGCGTGTACCAATTGGGCATGGCCCAGCGCCGTGACAGCTTTGCCTTGCTGCAGCGATTTGGGGTTACGCCGTCTGCTATCAACCGGGTATTACTGGTCGAAATTTTGCTGCTGGCGCTGCTGAGCGTGGTGCCAGGTGTGTGGCTGGGGCGTTTGCTGGCGGGCACCGTGGGGGGTGGCTTTGGTCAGGCCTTGGACAGCCTTTTCGATACACCGTTGTACGCCGGCCAGGCCGAAAACTGGCTAACGCCGATAGTGACCATGATGGCCATCGTGCTGGCGGTGTGCCTGGCGCAGAATGTGCGGGCACTGCTGCTGCGCATGGCGGCCGCGTGGCCGTTTGCTCTACCGGCGAAGCTTTTAACTGGGTTTGGATTTGGAGTGAGCCCGTGGCCTTGGTTGGCGATGCCTTTGGCTGTGGCAGGCCTGGCGATGGCGCTGCTCGCGCAGTCGCTGCCGCTGGTGTTTGTCGCGGTCGCGCTGGTGTTTACCGCTACCGGTATTGCCGCACCATTTGCCATTGCCGCGCTGTCTGCAACCCTTGCCCGGAAAACGCGGGAGCCATTAGCGCGCTGGCGCCACACCGAGCTTGGAGTTATGGCCCGCAGGCTGGCCTTGCCTTTAGTCGCGCTGCAGTTTGCGCTGGCGATGGTGTTGGCGGTGCAGGCACTGGTAACGGTGTTTGAAGCTACCTTTGACGAGTGGCTGGGTCAGCGCTTAGCCGCCGATTATTTTATTGAAGTGCCCGCCGGCGCCAGTGCGAATGCGGCCGCGCAGTGGCTGGCTGCGCAGCCGGAGCTGGCGCAAAGCGGTGACTGGCATCAAGTGGTGCGTGGGGTCGCGCAACTGCCAGCGACGGATAGCCAGGTGCAGTCGGTTGACTTGTTTGCATTGGGGCCCGTTAGCCCGCTGCTGACCATGTGGAGCCTGCAGGCCGCCGGTGACCAGCCCTGGCAGGGCTTTGCTGCAGGTGAAGGCGTTATGGTGAACGAGCAGCTGGCGCGGCGTTACCCGCTGGCGGTAGGGGATACCTTGGTGCTGACATTGGCGGACACCCGCCTTGAACTGCCGGTGCTGGCGATTTATGCGGATTACGGCCGCCCAGCCGGGGAAGTGTTGATAAATCTTGAACTCTTGCCGAACGAGTTCGTGCCGGCGTTTGAAAGTTTTTCGATCAGCCCAGGCGTAATCGACATTGCGCTGATAACCGATGGCCTTCAACGGCTTTGGCAGGTAGACAGTGTGCGGGTGCGTGATAACAAGCGCGTTCGCGAACTGGCCGATGCGGTGTTTGACCAGACGTTTTTGCTGACCCGCGCCATGACCTTTGTCACTTTGGTGTTGGCGGCGGTTGCCTTGCTGATTATGGGCTGGGTGTTTTTCAGCACCCGGGCTTGGTATTTCCGCTTGCTTCAGGTTTGGGGATTAACACGACGCCAGGTTCTGATGCAGTTGGGCCGATTGGCGCTTACCCTGACCCTATCGATTACCCTTTTGGCATTGCCCCTGGGCGTCTGGTTGACCTGGGTTCTGGTGCACCGAATTAATCCATTGGCCTTTGGCTGGTCTTTACCCATGGCTATCTATCCCGGGTTCTGGCTTCAACTGGGGGTTGTGAGTATGTTGGTCGGGCTCAGCATCACGTTGCTGATGCGCAGCCAGCTTGGCGGTAGCGGCCCAAAACCGGTTTCCGCTGCCAGCCTGCAGGGTGATGAGCGATGA
- a CDS encoding ATP-binding cassette domain-containing protein: protein MTEPLLKVRGLGKHFASAGQTVNVLSGLELTLAQGESLALMGRSGSGKSTLLNILCGLEQPDAGFVSIAGEHFAADSSTNGAGQQRWARLRRQRIGVVFQEANLMPALSLLDNVRLRASLAGQSDQHCGDWLKRLGIGELAQRYPDQVSGGQRQRAALAMVFAMRPSLILADEPTGSLDARTALEVADELFYQQAASGCALVLATHDSALAARCGQRLDLAQMGA, encoded by the coding sequence ATGACTGAGCCATTACTGAAAGTACGCGGTCTGGGTAAGCATTTTGCCAGCGCCGGGCAAACGGTGAACGTGCTGTCTGGTTTGGAGCTGACTCTGGCGCAGGGCGAATCCTTGGCGCTGATGGGTCGCTCCGGCTCTGGCAAAAGCACCCTGTTGAACATTCTGTGCGGTTTGGAGCAGCCCGACGCCGGCTTTGTGAGCATCGCAGGTGAGCACTTTGCGGCGGATTCGAGCACAAACGGGGCAGGCCAGCAACGCTGGGCCAGACTGCGGCGCCAGCGTATTGGCGTGGTGTTTCAGGAGGCTAACCTGATGCCGGCGTTGTCGTTGCTGGACAACGTGCGCCTGCGGGCCAGTCTTGCAGGGCAAAGCGATCAGCATTGCGGCGACTGGTTGAAGCGTCTGGGCATTGGCGAGTTGGCGCAGCGCTACCCGGATCAGGTATCCGGCGGCCAGCGCCAGCGCGCGGCTTTGGCCATGGTGTTTGCCATGCGCCCGTCACTGATACTGGCAGACGAGCCTACCGGAAGTCTGGACGCCCGCACCGCTCTTGAAGTGGCAGATGAGCTGTTTTACCAGCAAGCCGCCAGCGGCTGCGCGCTGGTGCTTGCCACCCACGATTCGGCATTGGCTGCCCGCTGTGGCCAGCGTCTGGACCTCGCTCAAATGGGGGCTTAG
- a CDS encoding efflux RND transporter permease subunit: MTDRLATEQPESNGSGAAPPRRGVIGFFVHHRLAANLVMLVMLLGGTLALTRMNVQFFPTFALDVVSVRVVWSGASAEDIEQGITNPLEQRLRSVQGLKKMTSTSAQSVSSITLEFQEGTDPIQALDDTRQRVDEFNNLPAEAEDPRVSRIERYEPVARLLLYGDVDADELRHMSYRFEDELLQRGIDRVSIRGLPEQQISIDVPVERLETLGLTLEQIAERVAAVSRDLPAGLLGQQDATRELRAVEQARSPEQFGQIPLLSGDRIQLRLGDIASIRQESRDSPLTLTRNDFPAVELQLQRSENGDSLEAADALQQWLAETRATLPPNLQLEVYDETWQLLDDRISLLTSNGLSGLLLVVLLLYLFLPGRVAWWVAVGIPTAFLAALAILWLLGGSINMISLFALIMALGIIVDDAIVVGEDADAHARMGQPSMAAAEGAAKRMVWPVLASSLTTVAAFTPLLIVGGVIGNILGDIPLVMICVLVASLLECFVVLPAHLRHAFIIPEVKPVSRKAAAKWLRAPGAGIGRFRAGFERHFEQFREGRFRRLSHFSLRHRGLTMTGAMAIAIMTVGLLSGGRIGFNFFPTPEPSVLYANASFVAGTDSRRVDQFMVDMAQSINATEQALGGNLILHSVVTRGGTLGAGGSSRSGEELGSMMIELVPSDQRSVRNPEFISELRASLLLPAGLENLSITEREAGPPGRDINVRLTGPDATRLKLAAEEVVQALAVLPGVLDAEDDMPWGREQLIYQVSPWGEALGLTTTDLGRQLRAAFDGRVAQIYQDGRDEMEVRVQLPIYQRERLATLSQITIRVPDGRFVPLTQVVMLDHRQGFEVLRHADGVLAVEVSASLNTDVSTTSDVIASLEAEALPAIVSRYNVRYSFEGRSADQRETIDDMKTGLIIGVALMYVILAWIFASWSLPLIVMAIIPFALVGAILGHWLMGLQLTVLSLFGLFGLSGIVVNNAIILVSFYNQQREAGLGVDAALNEAVVQRVRAVLLTSLTTIGGLLPLLFETSLQAQFLIPMATSIAFGLGLSTLLVLLVIPALLSYLEQLRAWWAREPA, from the coding sequence GTGACCGATAGGCTCGCAACGGAACAGCCTGAAAGTAACGGTTCTGGTGCTGCACCGCCTCGCCGCGGCGTGATAGGCTTTTTTGTGCATCATCGGCTGGCGGCTAATCTGGTCATGCTGGTGATGTTGCTAGGCGGTACGCTGGCGCTGACCCGCATGAACGTGCAATTTTTCCCCACCTTCGCGCTGGATGTGGTCAGCGTAAGGGTGGTGTGGAGCGGCGCCTCCGCTGAAGACATCGAACAAGGCATTACCAACCCCCTGGAGCAGCGCTTGCGCAGCGTTCAGGGGCTGAAAAAGATGACGTCTACGTCGGCCCAGAGTGTGTCGTCCATCACCCTCGAATTTCAGGAGGGCACCGACCCGATTCAGGCTTTAGACGATACCCGCCAACGGGTAGATGAGTTCAACAATCTGCCAGCAGAAGCCGAAGATCCGCGGGTGAGCCGAATTGAACGCTACGAGCCGGTGGCGCGCCTGCTGCTGTATGGCGACGTAGACGCCGACGAACTGCGCCACATGAGCTACCGTTTTGAAGACGAATTGCTACAGCGCGGTATCGACAGAGTGTCTATTCGCGGCCTGCCAGAACAACAAATCAGCATTGATGTGCCGGTGGAGCGCCTGGAAACTCTGGGTCTGACGCTGGAACAGATCGCTGAGCGTGTGGCCGCGGTGTCCCGTGACTTGCCCGCCGGTTTGTTGGGCCAGCAGGACGCCACCCGCGAATTGCGCGCTGTGGAACAGGCGCGCAGCCCGGAACAGTTTGGCCAGATTCCGCTGCTCAGCGGTGATCGTATTCAGCTACGGCTGGGAGACATTGCCAGCATCCGCCAGGAATCCCGCGATAGCCCGTTAACCCTGACCCGCAACGATTTTCCAGCCGTGGAGCTGCAATTGCAGCGGTCTGAAAACGGCGATTCGCTGGAAGCCGCCGATGCGCTGCAACAATGGTTAGCCGAAACCCGCGCCACCTTGCCACCCAACCTGCAGCTGGAGGTATACGACGAAACCTGGCAACTGCTGGATGACCGAATTTCGCTGCTGACAAGCAACGGCCTGAGCGGGTTATTGTTGGTAGTCTTGCTGCTGTATCTGTTCTTGCCCGGGCGCGTGGCCTGGTGGGTGGCGGTGGGTATTCCTACGGCTTTTTTGGCGGCTTTGGCCATCCTCTGGCTGCTGGGCGGCAGTATTAATATGATCTCGCTGTTTGCGTTGATCATGGCGCTGGGGATTATCGTGGATGACGCCATCGTGGTAGGCGAAGACGCCGACGCTCACGCCCGGATGGGGCAGCCGTCTATGGCGGCGGCCGAGGGCGCCGCAAAGCGCATGGTGTGGCCGGTGCTGGCGTCATCACTGACCACGGTGGCGGCGTTTACGCCTTTATTAATTGTGGGCGGGGTGATTGGCAATATTCTGGGCGATATTCCGCTGGTGATGATTTGTGTGCTGGTTGCATCATTGCTGGAGTGCTTTGTGGTGCTGCCTGCCCACCTGCGCCACGCTTTTATTATTCCTGAAGTGAAGCCGGTCAGCCGCAAGGCGGCCGCTAAATGGCTGCGGGCGCCCGGTGCCGGCATCGGACGCTTTCGTGCCGGCTTCGAACGCCACTTTGAACAGTTTCGCGAAGGTCGTTTTCGCCGCCTCTCGCACTTCAGTTTGCGTCACCGCGGGCTGACTATGACCGGGGCAATGGCGATTGCGATCATGACCGTTGGTCTGTTGAGTGGCGGTCGTATTGGTTTTAACTTCTTTCCCACCCCCGAGCCTTCGGTGCTCTACGCTAACGCCAGCTTTGTGGCCGGCACCGACAGCCGCCGGGTTGACCAGTTTATGGTCGACATGGCGCAGAGCATTAACGCCACTGAGCAGGCTTTGGGCGGCAACCTGATATTGCACTCGGTGGTCACCCGTGGAGGTACCCTGGGCGCGGGAGGCAGTTCCCGCAGTGGTGAAGAGCTCGGTTCAATGATGATCGAGCTGGTACCGTCAGACCAACGTAGCGTGCGCAATCCAGAATTTATCAGTGAGTTGCGGGCGAGCCTGTTGCTGCCGGCAGGGTTAGAGAACCTGAGCATTACCGAGCGTGAAGCCGGTCCGCCGGGTCGCGATATTAATGTGCGCCTGACCGGCCCGGATGCGACCCGTTTGAAGCTTGCTGCTGAAGAAGTGGTGCAGGCACTGGCGGTGTTACCGGGTGTGCTGGACGCAGAAGACGATATGCCGTGGGGTCGCGAACAGTTGATCTATCAGGTTAGCCCCTGGGGCGAAGCTCTGGGCCTTACCACCACCGATCTGGGGCGCCAACTGAGAGCTGCTTTTGATGGTCGGGTTGCGCAGATCTATCAGGATGGTCGCGATGAAATGGAAGTGAGGGTGCAGCTGCCGATATATCAGCGCGAGCGCCTTGCCACCCTGTCGCAAATCACCATCCGCGTGCCTGATGGCCGCTTTGTGCCGCTTACTCAGGTGGTGATGTTGGATCACCGGCAGGGCTTTGAGGTCCTGCGCCACGCCGATGGCGTGCTGGCGGTAGAAGTGTCAGCGTCGCTGAACACAGACGTCAGCACCACCAGCGATGTTATTGCAAGCCTGGAAGCCGAAGCGCTGCCCGCCATCGTCAGCCGCTATAACGTGCGTTACAGCTTCGAAGGCCGCTCCGCCGACCAGCGCGAAACCATTGATGATATGAAAACCGGCTTGATTATCGGCGTCGCCTTGATGTACGTGATCCTGGCCTGGATATTTGCCTCCTGGAGCCTGCCGCTGATCGTAATGGCTATTATTCCCTTTGCATTGGTGGGTGCCATTCTTGGGCACTGGTTAATGGGCTTGCAGTTAACGGTGTTGTCACTGTTTGGATTATTTGGCCTGTCGGGCATTGTGGTGAACAACGCCATCATACTGGTGTCGTTTTACAACCAGCAGCGGGAAGCGGGGCTGGGCGTTGACGCAGCCCTGAACGAAGCCGTGGTGCAGCGGGTGCGTGCGGTATTGCTGACGTCGCTGACCACTATTGGTGGGCTGTTGCCACTACTGTTTGAGACCTCTTTGCAGGCTCAGTTCCTGATTCCCATGGCCACCTCCATTGCCTTTGGTTTGGGCCTGTCCACCTTGTTGGTGCTGTTGGTGATTCCAGCGCTGCTGTCTTATCTTGAGCAACTAAGGGCCTGGTGGGCCAGGGAGCCAGCATGA
- a CDS encoding HlyD family efflux transporter periplasmic adaptor subunit: MIKRFLPWLVLLLAIAVFMILRMTRPEPVQAEAQERAWLVAVQSAELINATPLLPLYGQVVAPQQLTVTAALAGQIAQRPVSEGQAVAAGTLLIALDDADVAPVLAQAQAEVTDLQAQIDAEQLRHGNDQRALKSEQSILASAQRQLERNESLLKRNLTSREALDGVTDAYARAELTVSMRQRTLAEHPARLASLQARLAKADANLQSVERDAGRAQVIAPFDGVITDVQVAAGDRVSKNQALLSLYPRQGLELRARVPDVFVGELQQALNRGEQLRATTEDDRYEFILVRFAGIGSAAGTEAILVAEGVVDGLRPGSLLPVTLQRPEQKQVISVPYSALYGADTLYAVDDDSRLQRLRVERVGEARSDDAQRDDARNLLVRSAELQVDMLIITTHLPNAMSGLKVDIAGAQSR, translated from the coding sequence ATGATAAAACGATTTTTGCCCTGGCTTGTTCTGCTGCTGGCCATTGCTGTGTTCATGATATTGCGAATGACCCGCCCGGAACCCGTTCAGGCTGAAGCCCAGGAGCGCGCTTGGTTAGTGGCCGTGCAAAGTGCTGAATTGATTAACGCTACGCCGCTGTTGCCGTTGTATGGACAGGTCGTGGCTCCGCAACAGCTGACCGTAACGGCAGCTTTGGCCGGGCAGATCGCGCAACGCCCGGTGTCGGAAGGCCAAGCGGTTGCCGCCGGCACGCTGTTAATAGCCCTGGATGACGCCGATGTGGCGCCAGTCCTGGCCCAGGCGCAAGCCGAAGTGACGGATTTGCAGGCGCAAATCGACGCCGAACAGCTGCGCCACGGCAACGATCAGCGTGCATTGAAAAGTGAGCAGTCCATTCTGGCCAGCGCGCAGCGCCAGTTGGAACGCAATGAGTCTCTGCTTAAACGCAACCTTACCTCCCGCGAAGCCTTAGACGGTGTTACCGACGCCTATGCTCGCGCCGAGCTAACCGTCAGCATGCGCCAGCGTACATTGGCTGAACACCCGGCGCGCTTGGCCAGCCTGCAGGCACGGCTGGCCAAGGCTGACGCCAACCTTCAGAGTGTCGAGCGGGATGCCGGACGGGCGCAGGTTATTGCGCCGTTTGACGGTGTGATCACCGATGTGCAGGTGGCCGCTGGCGACCGCGTTAGCAAAAATCAGGCGTTACTGAGTTTATACCCGCGCCAGGGGCTTGAGTTGCGGGCAAGGGTGCCTGACGTGTTTGTTGGGGAGTTGCAGCAAGCCCTGAACCGCGGTGAGCAGCTCAGGGCGACGACCGAAGACGATCGCTACGAATTTATTCTGGTGCGCTTTGCCGGTATTGGCAGTGCTGCCGGCACCGAAGCGATACTGGTGGCTGAGGGCGTGGTGGACGGCCTGCGCCCGGGCAGTTTGCTGCCAGTGACCTTGCAGCGCCCTGAGCAAAAGCAGGTGATAAGTGTGCCTTACAGCGCACTTTACGGTGCCGATACCTTGTACGCGGTGGATGATGATTCACGCCTACAGCGCTTGCGGGTCGAGCGGGTAGGCGAGGCCCGTAGCGATGATGCCCAGCGTGACGATGCTCGCAACCTGCTGGTGCGCAGCGCCGAACTGCAAGTGGACATGCTCATCATTACCACTCATCTGCCAAACGCCATGAGCGGGCTAAAAGTGGACATTGCCGGAGCGCAGAGCCGGTGA